In Fluviicola taffensis DSM 16823, the following are encoded in one genomic region:
- a CDS encoding helix-turn-helix domain-containing protein — translation MAANIITQEDLAQFKIELLEELREIISHPAEKETKKNEVRWLKSHQVQRLLSISPGTLQNLRINGTIPFTKVGGVILYSQEDINNVMQQNMRNRIPNASK, via the coding sequence ATGGCAGCAAACATCATCACACAGGAAGATCTTGCACAGTTCAAGATCGAATTGCTCGAGGAACTCCGCGAGATCATTTCCCACCCTGCGGAAAAAGAAACCAAGAAAAACGAAGTGCGCTGGCTCAAATCGCACCAGGTGCAAAGACTGTTGAGCATTTCCCCAGGTACCTTGCAGAACCTGCGTATCAATGGCACAATTCCTTTCACAAAGGTCGGCGGTGTAATCCTCTATTCGCAGGAAGACATCAACAACGTCATGCAGCAAAACATGCGCAACCGAATCCCGAATGCATCAAAATGA
- a CDS encoding ATPase produces the protein MQLYTIQDNKKIYDSAACFHYLNEAGKAQYGQNFQLQREDHSIIMKLLLYAIKDEDGCRESNIDLRKGILLSGPVGCGKTSLMNLVRPFFDPDRRHLMKPARDITFEFIKDGYQVIHKYGKSSNIYCFDDLGIEQNIKHFGNECNTMAEILLSRYDHLIYSKVLTHGTTNLNANELEAMYGNRVRSRLREMFNLISFPASAKDKRK, from the coding sequence ATGCAGCTCTATACCATCCAGGACAACAAGAAAATTTACGATAGCGCAGCCTGTTTCCATTATTTGAATGAAGCTGGAAAAGCGCAGTACGGCCAAAATTTCCAGCTGCAGCGCGAAGACCATTCCATCATCATGAAATTGTTGCTTTACGCAATCAAGGATGAAGACGGATGCCGGGAAAGCAACATTGATTTGCGGAAAGGAATCCTGTTGAGTGGTCCGGTCGGCTGTGGCAAAACCTCACTCATGAACTTGGTCCGTCCGTTCTTCGATCCGGATCGCAGACACCTCATGAAGCCCGCGCGCGATATCACCTTCGAATTCATCAAAGATGGTTACCAGGTCATTCACAAATACGGCAAGTCATCCAACATTTATTGCTTCGACGATCTAGGCATTGAGCAAAACATCAAGCATTTCGGAAACGAATGCAATACCATGGCCGAGATCCTGCTAAGTCGGTATGATCACCTCATCTACTCCAAAGTACTCACGCATGGAACTACAAACTTGAATGCGAATGAACTTGAAGCTATGTATGGAAATCGTGTGCGGTCAAGGCTGCGGGAAATGTTCAATTTGATCTCATTCCCGGCTTCGGCAAAGGATAAGAGAAAATAG